One window of the Gavia stellata isolate bGavSte3 chromosome 9, bGavSte3.hap2, whole genome shotgun sequence genome contains the following:
- the SEC24C gene encoding protein transport protein Sec24C isoform X3: MSVNQQAHTGPPYGQPQPGYQGYQQPAYGGQPLPGVPQSQYGAYNGPMPGYQQPVPPQGYFPPLGFPSKGSPVSLNSDTSSLAPNFIGSSRAPPTSGAPPAASGASLPSGHLAYSQFGHGDVQNGIPASAAPMQRPPASQPFLPGSAPTPVSQTSTFQQYGPPPASVQQLSNHMAGMTIGSTTASAPPPAGLGYGPPTSIPPVSGSFSTTGSGLYTPYTASQGPPPTSVSQGLPLAQPPFPGQPVSTQRLPTQVPGFAPPPSSTGIGPSSYLPTTGAPRPPTMPGPPLPGQTIAGPPASQPNHVSSPPPPSTMSGPHPGPPMSGLHGPPPPTHPPQPGYQMQQNGSFGQVRGPQPNYGGAYPGTPNYGSQPGPPPPPKRLDPDSIPSPIQVIEDDRSNRGSEPFVTGVRGQVPPLVTTNFLVKDQGNASPRYIRCTSYNIPCTSDMAKQSQVPLAAVIKPLATLPPEETLPYLVDHGESGPVRCNRCKAYMCPFMQFIEGGRRFQCCFCSCVTEVPPHYFQHLDHTGKRVDFYDRPELSLGSYEFLATVDYCKNNKFPSPPAFIFMIDVSYNAVKSGLVRLICEELKSLLDYLPREGNMEESAIRVGFVTYNKVLHFYNVKSSLAQPQMMVVSDVADMFVPLLDGFLVNVNESRTVIASLLDQIPEMFADTRETETVFAPVIQAGLEALKAAECAGKLFIFHTSLPIAEAPGKLKNRDDKKLINTDKEKTSFYNNLAKDCVAQGCCVDLFLFPNQYLDVATLGVVTYQTGGSIYKYAYFQLETDQDRFLNDLRRDVQKEVGFDAVMRVRTSTGIRATDFFGAFYMSNTTDVEMAGLDCDKTITVEFKHDDKLSEDSGALLQCALLYTSCTGQRRLRIHNLSLNCCTQLADLYRNCETDTLINYLAKYAYRGVLSSPVKTVRDALINQCAQILACYRKNCASPSSAGQLILPECMKLLPVYLNCVLKSDVLQPGPEVTTDDRAYIRQLVTSMDVAETNVFFYPRLLPLTKADVDSDCLPAAIRNSEERLSKGDIYLLENGLNIFVWVGVNVQQGLIQNLFGVSSFSQISNALSTLPVLENPFSKKVRFIVDMLQVQRSRYMKLIIVKQEDKLEMLFKHFLVEDKSLSGGASYVDFLCHMHKEIRQLLS; encoded by the exons ATGAGTGTAAACCAGCAAGCTCACACAGGGCCTCCTTATGGGCAACCTCAGCCTGGATATCAGGGATACCAGCAACCTGCCTACGGAGGACAGCCATTGCCAGGGGTTCCTCAATCGCAATATGGAGCTTATAATGGTCCGATGCCAGGATATCAACAGCCAGTCCCTCCACAAG GTTACTTTCCTCCCTTGGGGTTCCCTTCGAAGGGCTCTCCTGTATCTCTCAACTCTGACACTTCTTCTCTTGCACCTAATTTCATAG GTTCATCAAGAGCCCCTCCAACATCTGGAGCTCCCCCTGCAGCCTCTGGAGCATCTCTTCCTTCTGGCCACCTGGCATACAGTCAGTTTGGACACGGAGATGTACAGAATGGGATTCCAGCCTCAGCAGCCCCAATGCAGAG GCCACCTGCTTCTCAGCCGTTTCTGCCAGGCTCAGCACCCACACCTGTCAGCCAGACATCTACGTTCCAGCAATATGGTCCCCCCCCAGCCAGTGTACAGCAGCTCAGCAATCACATGGCAGGGATGACAATTGGCAGTACtacagcctctgctcctccccCAGCTGGACTGGGCTATG GTCCCCCAACATCGATTCCCCCAGTCTCAGGAAGCTTTAGTACAACAGGATCTGGTCTCTACACACCTTACACTGCGAGCCAAGGACCCCCTCCTACCAGCGTGTCTCAGGGTCTTCCTTTGGCACAGCCTCCATTTCCTGGTCAACCAGTATCAACTCAGCGCCTACCTACTCAAGTCCCTGGTTTTGCCCCACCTCCCTCTTCTACAGGGATTGGACCTTCCTCTTACCTTCCTACCACAGGTGCCCCAAGGCCACCTACCATGCCAGGCCCACCACTGCCTGGGCAGACAATTGCTGGACCACCAGCCTCCCAGCCTAATCACGTATCCTCACCACCACCTCCATCAACTATGTCAGGGCCTCACCCTGGGCCTCCCATGAGTGGCCTCCATGGACCACCTCCTCCCACTCATCCTCCTCAGCCAGGATACCAAATGCAGCAAAACG GTTCCTTTGGGCAGGTGAGGGGTCCCCAACCAAACTATGGCGGAGCCTATCCAGGAACACCAAATTATGGAAGTCAACCaggaccaccacctccaccaaaACGCTTGGATCCAGATTCCATTCCTAGCCCT ATTCAAGTGATTGAAGATGACAGAAGTAACCGTGGGTCAGAACCATTTGTCACTGGAGTGAGAGGGCAGGTCCCACCTCTTGTTACAACGAATTTCTTGGTCAAGGATcaag GTAACGCAAGCCCCCGCTATATAAGATGCACATCTTACAATATTCCCTGCACCTCGGATATGGCTAAACAGTCCCAAGTTCCTCTAGCTGCTGTCATAAAACCACTGGCTACTCTACCCCCAGAGGAG ACCCTTCCTTACTTGGTAGACCATGGAGAATCCGGTCCAGTCCGATGTAATAGGTGCAAGGCTTACATGTGCCCTTTTATGCAATTCATTGAGGGTGGAAGGAGGTTCCAGTGttgtttctgcagctgtgtCACTGAGG tgCCACCTCACTACTTCCAGCATTTGGATCATACTGGAAAGCGAGTAGACTTCTATGATCGTCCTGAGTTATCACTGGGGTCTTATGAGTTTCTAGCAACTGTTGACTATTGCAAG AATAACAAGTTTCCCAGTCCacctgctttcattttcatgatTGATGTCTCTTACAATGCTGTGAAGAGTGGCTTAGTGAGGTTAATATGTGAAGAATTAAAGTCACTCCTAGATTACCTGCCCAG GGAAGGCAACATGGAAGAATCAGCCATTCGAGTAGGCTTTGTCACCTACAACAAAGTGTTACACTTCTATAACGTGAAGAGCTCACTAGCACAGCCACAAATGATGGTTGTCTCAGATGTGGCAGATATGTTTGTGCCACTCCTTGATGGTTTTCTGGTGAATGTGAATGAGTCCAGGACAGTTATTGCCAG TTTGCTGGACCAGATTCCAGAAATGTTTGCAGAcacaagagaaacagaaactgtttttGCACCTGTGATTCAAGCAGGGCTGGAGGCACTGAAG gcagctgagTGTGCTGGCAAGCTCTTCATTTTCCACACCTCTCTGCCCATCGCAGAGGCCCCAGGGAAGTTAAAGAACAGGGATGATAAGAAACTGATCAACACAGATAAGGAGAAG ACAAGCTTTTACAACAACTTGGCCAAGGACTGTGTGGCCCAGGGCTGCTGTGTGGATCTGTTCCTATTTCCAAACCAGTATTTGGATGTGGCGACACTAGGTGTAGTAACTTACCAGACGGGAGGCTCTATTTACAAGTATGCATATTTTCAG CTGGAGACAGACCAGGATAGGTTCCTGAATGACTTGAGAAGAGATGTCCAGAAAGAAGTGGGATTTGATGCTGTAATGAGAGTGCGCACAAGCACAG gtatTCGAGCAACTGACTTTTTTGGAGCTTTCTATATGAGCAACACAACTGATGTAGAGATGGCAGGTTTGGACTGTGATAAAACAATCACAGTGGAATTCAAGCACGATGACAAACTGAGTGAAGACAGTGGTGCACTCCTTCAG TGTGCTCTGTTATATACGAGCTGCACAGGACAGCGGCGACTCCGCATTCACAACCTCTCCTTAAACTGTTGCACGCAGCTTGCTGACCTCTATCGAAACTGTGAGACAGACACGCTCATCAATTACTTGGCTAAATATG cGTATCGTGGAGTTCTGAGTAGTCCAGTAAAGACTGTACGAGATGCACTGATCAACCAGTGTGCCCAGATCCTAGCTTGCTATCGAAAGAACTGTGCTAGTCCCTCTTCTGCTGGCCAG CTGATCCTCCCTGAATGCATGAAGCTGCTTCCTGTGTACTTGAATTGTGTGTTGAAGAGTGACGTCCTTCAGCCTGGTCCGGAGGTCACAACGGATGACCGTGCCTACATTCGTCAGTTAGTCACATCCATGGATGTGGcagaaacaaatgttttcttttatcccAGGCTTTTGCCCCTG ACCAAAGCAGATGTTGACAGTGACTGCTTGCCAGCAGCAATCCGGAACTCAGAGGAACGTCTCTCCAAGGGTGATATATACCTGCTGGAGAATGGACTGAACATCTTTGTGTGGGTGGGAGTCAACGTGCAGCAAGGCCTGATCCAGAACCTCTTTGGAGTGTCATCCTTCAGTCAGATTAGCAATGCCTTG AGTACCCTGCCTGTCTTGGAAAACCCCTTTTCAAAGAAAGTACGATTTATTGTTGACATGCTTCAAGTGCAGAGATCCCGCTACATGAAG TTAATAATCGTGAAGCAAGAAGATAAGCTGGAAATGCTGTTCAAACACTTTCTAGTGGAAGACAAGAGCCTGAGTGGGGGGGCTTCATATGTGGACTTCCTGTGTCACATGCACAAGGAGATTCGGCAGCTACTGAGCTAG
- the SEC24C gene encoding protein transport protein Sec24C isoform X4, translating to MSVNQQAHTGPPYGQPQPGYQGYQQPAYGGQPLPGVPQSQYGAYNGPMPGYQQPVPPQGSSRAPPTSGAPPAASGASLPSGHLAYSQFGHGDVQNGIPASAAPMQRPPASQPFLPGSAPTPVSQTSTFQQYGPPPASVQQLSNHMAGMTIGSTTASAPPPAGLGYGPPTSIPPVSGSFSTTGSGLYTPYTASQGPPPTSVSQGLPLAQPPFPGQPVSTQRLPTQVPGFAPPPSSTGIGPSSYLPTTGAPRPPTMPGPPLPGQTIAGPPASQPNHVSSPPPPSTMSGPHPGPPMSGLHGPPPPTHPPQPGYQMQQNGSFGQVRGPQPNYGGAYPGTPNYGSQPGPPPPPKRLDPDSIPSPIQVIEDDRSNRGSEPFVTGVRGQVPPLVTTNFLVKDQGNASPRYIRCTSYNIPCTSDMAKQSQVPLAAVIKPLATLPPEETLPYLVDHGESGPVRCNRCKAYMCPFMQFIEGGRRFQCCFCSCVTEVPPHYFQHLDHTGKRVDFYDRPELSLGSYEFLATVDYCKNNKFPSPPAFIFMIDVSYNAVKSGLVRLICEELKSLLDYLPREGNMEESAIRVGFVTYNKVLHFYNVKSSLAQPQMMVVSDVADMFVPLLDGFLVNVNESRTVIASLLDQIPEMFADTRETETVFAPVIQAGLEALKAAECAGKLFIFHTSLPIAEAPGKLKNRDDKKLINTDKEKTLFQPQTSFYNNLAKDCVAQGCCVDLFLFPNQYLDVATLGVVTYQTGGSIYKYAYFQLETDQDRFLNDLRRDVQKEVGFDAVMRVRTSTGIRATDFFGAFYMSNTTDVEMAGLDCDKTITVEFKHDDKLSEDSGALLQCALLYTSCTGQRRLRIHNLSLNCCTQLADLYRNCETDTLINYLAKYAYRGVLSSPVKTVRDALINQCAQILACYRKNCASPSSAGQLILPECMKLLPVYLNCVLKSDVLQPGPEVTTDDRAYIRQLVTSMDVAETNVFFYPRLLPLTKADVDSDCLPAAIRNSEERLSKGDIYLLENGLNIFVWVGVNVQQGLIQNLFGVSSFSQISNALSTLPVLENPFSKKVRFIVDMLQVQRSRYMKLIIVKQEDKLEMLFKHFLVEDKSLSGGASYVDFLCHMHKEIRQLLS from the exons ATGAGTGTAAACCAGCAAGCTCACACAGGGCCTCCTTATGGGCAACCTCAGCCTGGATATCAGGGATACCAGCAACCTGCCTACGGAGGACAGCCATTGCCAGGGGTTCCTCAATCGCAATATGGAGCTTATAATGGTCCGATGCCAGGATATCAACAGCCAGTCCCTCCACAAG GTTCATCAAGAGCCCCTCCAACATCTGGAGCTCCCCCTGCAGCCTCTGGAGCATCTCTTCCTTCTGGCCACCTGGCATACAGTCAGTTTGGACACGGAGATGTACAGAATGGGATTCCAGCCTCAGCAGCCCCAATGCAGAG GCCACCTGCTTCTCAGCCGTTTCTGCCAGGCTCAGCACCCACACCTGTCAGCCAGACATCTACGTTCCAGCAATATGGTCCCCCCCCAGCCAGTGTACAGCAGCTCAGCAATCACATGGCAGGGATGACAATTGGCAGTACtacagcctctgctcctccccCAGCTGGACTGGGCTATG GTCCCCCAACATCGATTCCCCCAGTCTCAGGAAGCTTTAGTACAACAGGATCTGGTCTCTACACACCTTACACTGCGAGCCAAGGACCCCCTCCTACCAGCGTGTCTCAGGGTCTTCCTTTGGCACAGCCTCCATTTCCTGGTCAACCAGTATCAACTCAGCGCCTACCTACTCAAGTCCCTGGTTTTGCCCCACCTCCCTCTTCTACAGGGATTGGACCTTCCTCTTACCTTCCTACCACAGGTGCCCCAAGGCCACCTACCATGCCAGGCCCACCACTGCCTGGGCAGACAATTGCTGGACCACCAGCCTCCCAGCCTAATCACGTATCCTCACCACCACCTCCATCAACTATGTCAGGGCCTCACCCTGGGCCTCCCATGAGTGGCCTCCATGGACCACCTCCTCCCACTCATCCTCCTCAGCCAGGATACCAAATGCAGCAAAACG GTTCCTTTGGGCAGGTGAGGGGTCCCCAACCAAACTATGGCGGAGCCTATCCAGGAACACCAAATTATGGAAGTCAACCaggaccaccacctccaccaaaACGCTTGGATCCAGATTCCATTCCTAGCCCT ATTCAAGTGATTGAAGATGACAGAAGTAACCGTGGGTCAGAACCATTTGTCACTGGAGTGAGAGGGCAGGTCCCACCTCTTGTTACAACGAATTTCTTGGTCAAGGATcaag GTAACGCAAGCCCCCGCTATATAAGATGCACATCTTACAATATTCCCTGCACCTCGGATATGGCTAAACAGTCCCAAGTTCCTCTAGCTGCTGTCATAAAACCACTGGCTACTCTACCCCCAGAGGAG ACCCTTCCTTACTTGGTAGACCATGGAGAATCCGGTCCAGTCCGATGTAATAGGTGCAAGGCTTACATGTGCCCTTTTATGCAATTCATTGAGGGTGGAAGGAGGTTCCAGTGttgtttctgcagctgtgtCACTGAGG tgCCACCTCACTACTTCCAGCATTTGGATCATACTGGAAAGCGAGTAGACTTCTATGATCGTCCTGAGTTATCACTGGGGTCTTATGAGTTTCTAGCAACTGTTGACTATTGCAAG AATAACAAGTTTCCCAGTCCacctgctttcattttcatgatTGATGTCTCTTACAATGCTGTGAAGAGTGGCTTAGTGAGGTTAATATGTGAAGAATTAAAGTCACTCCTAGATTACCTGCCCAG GGAAGGCAACATGGAAGAATCAGCCATTCGAGTAGGCTTTGTCACCTACAACAAAGTGTTACACTTCTATAACGTGAAGAGCTCACTAGCACAGCCACAAATGATGGTTGTCTCAGATGTGGCAGATATGTTTGTGCCACTCCTTGATGGTTTTCTGGTGAATGTGAATGAGTCCAGGACAGTTATTGCCAG TTTGCTGGACCAGATTCCAGAAATGTTTGCAGAcacaagagaaacagaaactgtttttGCACCTGTGATTCAAGCAGGGCTGGAGGCACTGAAG gcagctgagTGTGCTGGCAAGCTCTTCATTTTCCACACCTCTCTGCCCATCGCAGAGGCCCCAGGGAAGTTAAAGAACAGGGATGATAAGAAACTGATCAACACAGATAAGGAGAAG ACTTTGTTTCAACCACAGACAAGCTTTTACAACAACTTGGCCAAGGACTGTGTGGCCCAGGGCTGCTGTGTGGATCTGTTCCTATTTCCAAACCAGTATTTGGATGTGGCGACACTAGGTGTAGTAACTTACCAGACGGGAGGCTCTATTTACAAGTATGCATATTTTCAG CTGGAGACAGACCAGGATAGGTTCCTGAATGACTTGAGAAGAGATGTCCAGAAAGAAGTGGGATTTGATGCTGTAATGAGAGTGCGCACAAGCACAG gtatTCGAGCAACTGACTTTTTTGGAGCTTTCTATATGAGCAACACAACTGATGTAGAGATGGCAGGTTTGGACTGTGATAAAACAATCACAGTGGAATTCAAGCACGATGACAAACTGAGTGAAGACAGTGGTGCACTCCTTCAG TGTGCTCTGTTATATACGAGCTGCACAGGACAGCGGCGACTCCGCATTCACAACCTCTCCTTAAACTGTTGCACGCAGCTTGCTGACCTCTATCGAAACTGTGAGACAGACACGCTCATCAATTACTTGGCTAAATATG cGTATCGTGGAGTTCTGAGTAGTCCAGTAAAGACTGTACGAGATGCACTGATCAACCAGTGTGCCCAGATCCTAGCTTGCTATCGAAAGAACTGTGCTAGTCCCTCTTCTGCTGGCCAG CTGATCCTCCCTGAATGCATGAAGCTGCTTCCTGTGTACTTGAATTGTGTGTTGAAGAGTGACGTCCTTCAGCCTGGTCCGGAGGTCACAACGGATGACCGTGCCTACATTCGTCAGTTAGTCACATCCATGGATGTGGcagaaacaaatgttttcttttatcccAGGCTTTTGCCCCTG ACCAAAGCAGATGTTGACAGTGACTGCTTGCCAGCAGCAATCCGGAACTCAGAGGAACGTCTCTCCAAGGGTGATATATACCTGCTGGAGAATGGACTGAACATCTTTGTGTGGGTGGGAGTCAACGTGCAGCAAGGCCTGATCCAGAACCTCTTTGGAGTGTCATCCTTCAGTCAGATTAGCAATGCCTTG AGTACCCTGCCTGTCTTGGAAAACCCCTTTTCAAAGAAAGTACGATTTATTGTTGACATGCTTCAAGTGCAGAGATCCCGCTACATGAAG TTAATAATCGTGAAGCAAGAAGATAAGCTGGAAATGCTGTTCAAACACTTTCTAGTGGAAGACAAGAGCCTGAGTGGGGGGGCTTCATATGTGGACTTCCTGTGTCACATGCACAAGGAGATTCGGCAGCTACTGAGCTAG
- the SEC24C gene encoding protein transport protein Sec24C isoform X2: MSVNQQAHTGPPYGQPQPGYQGYQQPAYGGQPLPGVPQSQYGAYNGPMPGYQQPVPPQGYFPPLGFPSKGSPVSLNSDTSSLAPNFIGSSRAPPTSGAPPAASGASLPSGHLAYSQFGHGDVQNGIPASAAPMQRPPASQPFLPGSAPTPVSQTSTFQQYGPPPASVQQLSNHMAGMTIGSTTASAPPPAGLGYGPPTSIPPVSGSFSTTGSGLYTPYTASQGPPPTSVSQGLPLAQPPFPGQPVSTQRLPTQVPGFAPPPSSTGIGPSSYLPTTGAPRPPTMPGPPLPGQTIAGPPASQPNHVSSPPPPSTMSGPHPGPPMSGLHGPPPPTHPPQPGYQMQQNGSFGQVRGPQPNYGGAYPGTPNYGSQPGPPPPPKRLDPDSIPSPIQVIEDDRSNRGSEPFVTGVRGQVPPLVTTNFLVKDQGNASPRYIRCTSYNIPCTSDMAKQSQVPLAAVIKPLATLPPEETLPYLVDHGESGPVRCNRCKAYMCPFMQFIEGGRRFQCCFCSCVTEVPPHYFQHLDHTGKRVDFYDRPELSLGSYEFLATVDYCKNNKFPSPPAFIFMIDVSYNAVKSGLVRLICEELKSLLDYLPREGNMEESAIRVGFVTYNKVLHFYNVKSSLAQPQMMVVSDVADMFVPLLDGFLVNVNESRTVIASLLDQIPEMFADTRETETVFAPVIQAGLEALKAAECAGKLFIFHTSLPIAEAPGKLKNRDDKKLINTDKEKTLFQPQTSFYNNLAKDCVAQGCCVDLFLFPNQYLDVATLGVVTYQTGGSIYKYAYFQLETDQDRFLNDLRRDVQKEVGFDAVMRVRTSTGIRATDFFGAFYMSNTTDVEMAGLDCDKTITVEFKHDDKLSEDSGALLQCALLYTSCTGQRRLRIHNLSLNCCTQLADLYRNCETDTLINYLAKYAYRGVLSSPVKTVRDALINQCAQILACYRKNCASPSSAGQLILPECMKLLPVYLNCVLKSDVLQPGPEVTTDDRAYIRQLVTSMDVAETNVFFYPRLLPLTKADVDSDCLPAAIRNSEERLSKGDIYLLENGLNIFVWVGVNVQQGLIQNLFGVSSFSQISNALSTLPVLENPFSKKVRFIVDMLQVQRSRYMKLIIVKQEDKLEMLFKHFLVEDKSLSGGASYVDFLCHMHKEIRQLLS, encoded by the exons ATGAGTGTAAACCAGCAAGCTCACACAGGGCCTCCTTATGGGCAACCTCAGCCTGGATATCAGGGATACCAGCAACCTGCCTACGGAGGACAGCCATTGCCAGGGGTTCCTCAATCGCAATATGGAGCTTATAATGGTCCGATGCCAGGATATCAACAGCCAGTCCCTCCACAAG GTTACTTTCCTCCCTTGGGGTTCCCTTCGAAGGGCTCTCCTGTATCTCTCAACTCTGACACTTCTTCTCTTGCACCTAATTTCATAG GTTCATCAAGAGCCCCTCCAACATCTGGAGCTCCCCCTGCAGCCTCTGGAGCATCTCTTCCTTCTGGCCACCTGGCATACAGTCAGTTTGGACACGGAGATGTACAGAATGGGATTCCAGCCTCAGCAGCCCCAATGCAGAG GCCACCTGCTTCTCAGCCGTTTCTGCCAGGCTCAGCACCCACACCTGTCAGCCAGACATCTACGTTCCAGCAATATGGTCCCCCCCCAGCCAGTGTACAGCAGCTCAGCAATCACATGGCAGGGATGACAATTGGCAGTACtacagcctctgctcctccccCAGCTGGACTGGGCTATG GTCCCCCAACATCGATTCCCCCAGTCTCAGGAAGCTTTAGTACAACAGGATCTGGTCTCTACACACCTTACACTGCGAGCCAAGGACCCCCTCCTACCAGCGTGTCTCAGGGTCTTCCTTTGGCACAGCCTCCATTTCCTGGTCAACCAGTATCAACTCAGCGCCTACCTACTCAAGTCCCTGGTTTTGCCCCACCTCCCTCTTCTACAGGGATTGGACCTTCCTCTTACCTTCCTACCACAGGTGCCCCAAGGCCACCTACCATGCCAGGCCCACCACTGCCTGGGCAGACAATTGCTGGACCACCAGCCTCCCAGCCTAATCACGTATCCTCACCACCACCTCCATCAACTATGTCAGGGCCTCACCCTGGGCCTCCCATGAGTGGCCTCCATGGACCACCTCCTCCCACTCATCCTCCTCAGCCAGGATACCAAATGCAGCAAAACG GTTCCTTTGGGCAGGTGAGGGGTCCCCAACCAAACTATGGCGGAGCCTATCCAGGAACACCAAATTATGGAAGTCAACCaggaccaccacctccaccaaaACGCTTGGATCCAGATTCCATTCCTAGCCCT ATTCAAGTGATTGAAGATGACAGAAGTAACCGTGGGTCAGAACCATTTGTCACTGGAGTGAGAGGGCAGGTCCCACCTCTTGTTACAACGAATTTCTTGGTCAAGGATcaag GTAACGCAAGCCCCCGCTATATAAGATGCACATCTTACAATATTCCCTGCACCTCGGATATGGCTAAACAGTCCCAAGTTCCTCTAGCTGCTGTCATAAAACCACTGGCTACTCTACCCCCAGAGGAG ACCCTTCCTTACTTGGTAGACCATGGAGAATCCGGTCCAGTCCGATGTAATAGGTGCAAGGCTTACATGTGCCCTTTTATGCAATTCATTGAGGGTGGAAGGAGGTTCCAGTGttgtttctgcagctgtgtCACTGAGG tgCCACCTCACTACTTCCAGCATTTGGATCATACTGGAAAGCGAGTAGACTTCTATGATCGTCCTGAGTTATCACTGGGGTCTTATGAGTTTCTAGCAACTGTTGACTATTGCAAG AATAACAAGTTTCCCAGTCCacctgctttcattttcatgatTGATGTCTCTTACAATGCTGTGAAGAGTGGCTTAGTGAGGTTAATATGTGAAGAATTAAAGTCACTCCTAGATTACCTGCCCAG GGAAGGCAACATGGAAGAATCAGCCATTCGAGTAGGCTTTGTCACCTACAACAAAGTGTTACACTTCTATAACGTGAAGAGCTCACTAGCACAGCCACAAATGATGGTTGTCTCAGATGTGGCAGATATGTTTGTGCCACTCCTTGATGGTTTTCTGGTGAATGTGAATGAGTCCAGGACAGTTATTGCCAG TTTGCTGGACCAGATTCCAGAAATGTTTGCAGAcacaagagaaacagaaactgtttttGCACCTGTGATTCAAGCAGGGCTGGAGGCACTGAAG gcagctgagTGTGCTGGCAAGCTCTTCATTTTCCACACCTCTCTGCCCATCGCAGAGGCCCCAGGGAAGTTAAAGAACAGGGATGATAAGAAACTGATCAACACAGATAAGGAGAAG ACTTTGTTTCAACCACAGACAAGCTTTTACAACAACTTGGCCAAGGACTGTGTGGCCCAGGGCTGCTGTGTGGATCTGTTCCTATTTCCAAACCAGTATTTGGATGTGGCGACACTAGGTGTAGTAACTTACCAGACGGGAGGCTCTATTTACAAGTATGCATATTTTCAG CTGGAGACAGACCAGGATAGGTTCCTGAATGACTTGAGAAGAGATGTCCAGAAAGAAGTGGGATTTGATGCTGTAATGAGAGTGCGCACAAGCACAG gtatTCGAGCAACTGACTTTTTTGGAGCTTTCTATATGAGCAACACAACTGATGTAGAGATGGCAGGTTTGGACTGTGATAAAACAATCACAGTGGAATTCAAGCACGATGACAAACTGAGTGAAGACAGTGGTGCACTCCTTCAG TGTGCTCTGTTATATACGAGCTGCACAGGACAGCGGCGACTCCGCATTCACAACCTCTCCTTAAACTGTTGCACGCAGCTTGCTGACCTCTATCGAAACTGTGAGACAGACACGCTCATCAATTACTTGGCTAAATATG cGTATCGTGGAGTTCTGAGTAGTCCAGTAAAGACTGTACGAGATGCACTGATCAACCAGTGTGCCCAGATCCTAGCTTGCTATCGAAAGAACTGTGCTAGTCCCTCTTCTGCTGGCCAG CTGATCCTCCCTGAATGCATGAAGCTGCTTCCTGTGTACTTGAATTGTGTGTTGAAGAGTGACGTCCTTCAGCCTGGTCCGGAGGTCACAACGGATGACCGTGCCTACATTCGTCAGTTAGTCACATCCATGGATGTGGcagaaacaaatgttttcttttatcccAGGCTTTTGCCCCTG ACCAAAGCAGATGTTGACAGTGACTGCTTGCCAGCAGCAATCCGGAACTCAGAGGAACGTCTCTCCAAGGGTGATATATACCTGCTGGAGAATGGACTGAACATCTTTGTGTGGGTGGGAGTCAACGTGCAGCAAGGCCTGATCCAGAACCTCTTTGGAGTGTCATCCTTCAGTCAGATTAGCAATGCCTTG AGTACCCTGCCTGTCTTGGAAAACCCCTTTTCAAAGAAAGTACGATTTATTGTTGACATGCTTCAAGTGCAGAGATCCCGCTACATGAAG TTAATAATCGTGAAGCAAGAAGATAAGCTGGAAATGCTGTTCAAACACTTTCTAGTGGAAGACAAGAGCCTGAGTGGGGGGGCTTCATATGTGGACTTCCTGTGTCACATGCACAAGGAGATTCGGCAGCTACTGAGCTAG